GTCCGGCCGGGCTCTCGGCCGCGGGCATCATGCGCGGCTCCAGCGGAAACAGCCCGTCGCGCAGGGGCGTCACGGTGAAGGCGCCGACCCGGTGGGGCGCGGGTCCGGGCGCGGCCGCGCCGGGGCGGTGCAGGCCGAGCGGCAGCAGGGCGGAGGCGGCGAGCAGGCTGCGGCGGGACAGGTGAGAGGCCATGGCGGGCTCCGCGGGAGACGAAACGCCGCCATCCTGCGAGGCGTGCGGGGCGCGGGCCAGGGACGTCCTCCCGCGCACGGCCGGGCATTCTTCCCGCGCTGCGTCGGCGCGGCTTGCGCGCCGGGCCCTTCCCGGTGCCAGATCGGCACGTCGCTTCGAGCCCGGCCGTTTCGCCCCCATGAGCCTGCCCGCGCATCTCGGCCTACGCCTCCTCGTGGTCGCCCTCCTGTGCCTGGCCGGAGCGGTCGCCTGGACCGGCTTCGCGGCCCAGGCGAGCCTGCAGCGGGAGGCCGCGACCTCGGCGGAGCGGATCGCCGCGCAGCTTGCGCGTCAGCCGGGGCTCGGCAGCGCCGGTCCGGTCGCGATGCCCGCCGCGCCGCCGCAGCCCGCACCGGCCCTCCTCACCATCCTCCCGGGGATCTGCGCCGACATCCAGCTCGGCGTCGAGTTGCCGCGGCGCGTCTGCGGCGACTGGGATGGCCTCGATGCCGCCCCCGCGTGGTTCCGGGAGGCGGTTACGGGGGACGCCGCGGCCGCGCCGACGATCCGCGCGATCGTCTTCCGCGAGCGCACGATCGGCAGCGTCACCGCCTGGCCCGATCCGACCGCTGCGGCGGCCCGCGTCTGGCAGCGGGTGCGTCTCGCGGGCGGGCTCGCGCTCGCTCTGACGGCGGCGACACTGCTCCTCAACTGGCTCGCGGTCACGCGCCTCGTCGCGCCCGCCGGGCAGATCGTGCGCGGGCTGGCGAGGCTCGACGCGGCCCGGACCCGGTCGCCGCTGCCGCGCTTCGCCGCCGCCGAGTTCGACCGGATCGCACGCGCCTGCGATGACCTCGCCGACCGGCTCGCCCGCGCGGAGGCCGCGCGCGCGGAGCTGATGCAGCGGCTCGTCACGGTGCAGGAAGAGGAGCGGCAGGCGCTCGCGCGGGACCTGCACGACGCCTTCGGCCAGTGCCTCGCCGCCGCGGGCGCCCGGGCGGCCGCGATCGAACTCGCCGCGCCCGACGACCGCGAGGATCTGCGCGCGGACGCGCGCGGCATCGAGGCCGTCCTCGCCACCATGCGGGAGAGCCTGCGCGGGGCTCTGGCACGCCTCGAACTGCCCGACCTCGCCGAGACCGGGCTGGAGGACGCGCTGCGGGGCCTCGTGGCGGATTGGCGGGCGCAGCTCAGGTCCGGCCCGGCCCTCCATCTCGACGTGGCCGGCGACCTCGCCGACATGCCCGTGACCGTGTCGGCGAGCCTCTACCGCATCGCGCAGGAGCTCCTGACCAACGCCCTCCGCCACGGGCGTCCGAGCCGGATCTTCCTGCGGGTCGTCCGGACGGAGACCGGAACGCGGGCGGTGACGCTCACGCTGGACGACGACGGCAAGGGCGATGTCTCGCGCACGGCCTCCGGCACCGGCCGCGGCCTCGTCGGCATCCGCGCGCGGCTCGCCGCCCTCGGCGGCAGCTTCACGCTGACCGGCACCGGCAGCGGGATCCGCGCCTGCGCGACCGTCCCGACCGCGGTCTGAGGCGTCTCATGCCCACGTCCATCCTGCTCGTCGACGACCATCCGGTGGTGCGCGAGGGCTATCGCCGCCTGATCGAGCGACAGCCGGGACTCGTCGTGACGGCGGAGGCGGCGAGCGCGGCGGAGGCCTACCGCCAGTACAAGGCGCACGGGCCGGATCTCGTGATCCTCGACCTGTCGCTCCCGGGGCCGAGCGGCATCGAGGCCATCCGGCACATCCGCCAGTGGGACGGGGCGGCCCGCATCCTGGTCTTCAGCATGCGCACCGGAGCCGTCGTCGCGCGCCGAGCCTTCGCCGCGGGGGCGTGCGGCTACGTCACCAAGGCGAGCCCGCCGCGCGCGTTGCTGGCGGCGGTGGCGGCCGTGCTGCGCGGCGAGCGGGCGATGAGCGCCGACATCGCCCACGCCATCGCCCAGGACGAGGTGGCGGGCGGGCGCTCGGCCGTCGACGCGCTGAGCCCGCGGGAAGTCGAGATCCTGAGCCTGACCGCGGGGGGGATGACGGCGCAGGCCGTGGCCGAGGCCCTCTGCTTGAGCCTGAAGACGGTGCACAACAACCTGTCCGGGATCCGCGCCAAGCTCGGTGCCCGAACGGATGCACACCTCGTCTGGATCGCCGTGGGCGCCGGGCTCGTGTGCCCGCCCGAAGAGCTGGCCGGCAGGGCGTGACGGGGACCGCGCGCATCTGTCTGAGTGACGGATGATCCTTCCCGACATCCATCGCTGAACTAAGCGCCGCGTTTAATCCGCGCCGATGCGTGCGTGAGGGCACTCCGCGATTGCATGTCACCATCTACTTTGCCATCGCGGCACGAAATGATGCGTGAAGTCACGGTTGGTGATTTTGCCGAGACTGCGGATTAAACGACGATTACATGGAGAGGGCGTCTCTGCTCTTGGTCGGCGCGGTGCGCCGGTCGCGGGCCGGTAGGGAATAACCGTGCGCCGATGGCCGTGTGGTCGATCGTGGATCTCCCGTCGGTCGTCGGCTCTCGCCCCGCGGACGAGGCGCGCATCACCGCGCAGGCAGATCGGATCGGAGATTGAATCGGGAGGCTCGCCATGACTGTCGGACAAGCGATGACCCGTGGAGCGATCATCGGCCTGATCGCGCCGTTCATCTGCATCCATGCGGCGCTGGCAGCCGCGTTCACGGGGACGGGCGGCGGCCCTGAGACCACGATCAACGCGCCGTACCGCTCGTCGGTGGGGCAGACGGTGCCGCCCGGCGCGGGGGCCGCGCCGCTGCACGATCCGCGGGAACGGACGCGACGGCAGAAGGACCTCGACGCGGTCCTCGGCAGCGTCTGCGACAAGTGCTGACGCCGTCGCGACAGGTCCGCCTCGAACATCGACCGACACGAACGGGAACGAGCATTTGCGTCCTCCGCACGACATCCGAATTCTCAGCCAGGTGCGCTGCCACCTCGGTGAAGGACCGAGCTACGATCCGCGCACCGGGACGGCGTGGTGGGTCGATATCCTGGAAGCGCGCCTGTTCGAGAAGCCGATCGCCAGCGCCCAGAAGGCGCTCGTCCACGTCCTGCCCGTCCAGGTCAGTGACATCGCGGCGATCGACGGCGCCCACCAGCTGCTCTCGGCGGAGGACGGTCTCTACGTCCGGTCGATCCGGGACGGGGATATCCGGATGCTCTGCCCCCTTGAGGAGGATCTGCACCACAACCGGTCCAACGACGGCCGCGTCCATCCGAGCGGCGCGCTGTGGATCGGCACGATGGACCGCGACGCCACCAAGGGGCGCGGCTCGATCTATCACGTGGCCGGCACGAAGGTGCACCGCCTCTTCGGCGGCCTGACGATCCCCAACGGCATCAGCTTCTCGCCGGACGGCGCCACCGGCTACTTCGTCGATACCGACGTCGGCGTGCTTCACCGCGTCCCGCTCGATCCGAGGACCGGGCTGCCGCGGGGACCGGTCGAGATCCATTTCGACCACCGCGGCGGCGAGGGCGCGATCGACGGCGCCGCCGTGGATGCCGAGGGCCTGATCTGGACGGCGCGCTTCGGCGCCGGCTGCCTCGACGCCTACAGCCCCGCGGGCGAGCGGGTCCGCACCG
This genomic window from Methylobacterium oryzae contains:
- a CDS encoding sensor histidine kinase, producing MSLPAHLGLRLLVVALLCLAGAVAWTGFAAQASLQREAATSAERIAAQLARQPGLGSAGPVAMPAAPPQPAPALLTILPGICADIQLGVELPRRVCGDWDGLDAAPAWFREAVTGDAAAAPTIRAIVFRERTIGSVTAWPDPTAAAARVWQRVRLAGGLALALTAATLLLNWLAVTRLVAPAGQIVRGLARLDAARTRSPLPRFAAAEFDRIARACDDLADRLARAEAARAELMQRLVTVQEEERQALARDLHDAFGQCLAAAGARAAAIELAAPDDREDLRADARGIEAVLATMRESLRGALARLELPDLAETGLEDALRGLVADWRAQLRSGPALHLDVAGDLADMPVTVSASLYRIAQELLTNALRHGRPSRIFLRVVRTETGTRAVTLTLDDDGKGDVSRTASGTGRGLVGIRARLAALGGSFTLTGTGSGIRACATVPTAV
- a CDS encoding response regulator transcription factor gives rise to the protein MPTSILLVDDHPVVREGYRRLIERQPGLVVTAEAASAAEAYRQYKAHGPDLVILDLSLPGPSGIEAIRHIRQWDGAARILVFSMRTGAVVARRAFAAGACGYVTKASPPRALLAAVAAVLRGERAMSADIAHAIAQDEVAGGRSAVDALSPREVEILSLTAGGMTAQAVAEALCLSLKTVHNNLSGIRAKLGARTDAHLVWIAVGAGLVCPPEELAGRA
- a CDS encoding SMP-30/gluconolactonase/LRE family protein; translation: MRPPHDIRILSQVRCHLGEGPSYDPRTGTAWWVDILEARLFEKPIASAQKALVHVLPVQVSDIAAIDGAHQLLSAEDGLYVRSIRDGDIRMLCPLEEDLHHNRSNDGRVHPSGALWIGTMDRDATKGRGSIYHVAGTKVHRLFGGLTIPNGISFSPDGATGYFVDTDVGVLHRVPLDPRTGLPRGPVEIHFDHRGGEGAIDGAAVDAEGLIWTARFGAGCLDAYSPAGERVRTVSVPMRQPTCPTFAGRDLDRLLVTSAYEGMDVADRAEDPEHGRTILIDVGARGLLEPAFRLCA